GGCCCCTGCTCCATCCATGATCCGGACGCGGCCTACGAATACGCCGACCGGCTGAAGACTGTCGCCGACGCCCTGCGCGAGCGGGTCCTCATCGTCATGCGCACCTACTTCGAGAAACCCCGCACCACGGTCGGATGGAAAGGCCTCATCAACGATCCGCACCTCGACGGCACCTGCGACATCGCGCTGGGCATCGAGCTGGCGCGGACGATTTTGCTGAACATCAACCACCGCGGCATGCCCTGCGCCAGCGAACTGCTCGACCCAGTCGTGCCGCAATACATTGCCGACCTGGTGAGTTGGGCCGCCATCGGCGCCAGGACCACGGAAAGCCAGACCCACCGCGAGATGGCGAGCGGCTTGTCCATGCCCATCGGTTTCAAGAACGGGACGGAAGGCAGCTTCCAGGTGGCGATTAACGCGATGGTGGCGGCCCGCACACCGCATCATTTTGTCGGCATCAACGCCGACGGCGCCACGTCCATCATCAAGACCACCGGCAATCCCGACCGTCATATCGTCCTCCGCGGAGGGGGCGGCCGGACGAATTACAGCGCCGAGGACATCGCGCGCGCCGAGGCGGCCGTCGCCGGGGAGGGACTGGCCCGGCCGATCATGGTCGATTGCTCCCACGACAATTCCGGCAAGAACCATCAACGCCAGGTCGAAGTGGCCCGTGAGGTCGTCGCACAGTTCGAGCAGGGCCGGCGGTCCATCATGGGCCTCATGTTGGAAAGTCATCTTCAGCCTGGCCGCCAGACTTGGGAACCCAACAAGCCGCTGACGTATGGGATGTCGATCACCGATCCCTGCCTCTCCTGGAGCGATACCGAAGCGCTGCTGCATGATCTGGCAGCCAGCCCGGCCGTCCGCCCAGTGTAGCTGGTTGCCTTGACAATGTGGTGATCGGCCATCCATCAGCCGCCCGCAAACCGCCGTTGGCCGCATCGAACGCTGCCTTCCGTCTTCGTGCCAACGCATCCTGCCACGCCGGCCGATGATTTGTAATTGATTCCCAGCCCTCGACCGCCCTACAATTTTTTCATGTTTTTGACCTTTCACCCCGGAGGCTTGCATGGCGACTCATCACGTGCATGACGCCCATACGCACCGGCACGGACCCAATTGCGGCCACCGCGCCATCCACCATGATGACCATCAGGATTACCTGCACGATGGTCATCTGCACCACC
The DNA window shown above is from Nitrospira tepida and carries:
- a CDS encoding 3-deoxy-7-phosphoheptulonate synthase, which translates into the protein MFRPVDNQHVIEIKPLPSPRQVKTKLPLTEQASSLVYETRQAIRNILHGIDRERLLVIVGPCSIHDPDAAYEYADRLKTVADALRERVLIVMRTYFEKPRTTVGWKGLINDPHLDGTCDIALGIELARTILLNINHRGMPCASELLDPVVPQYIADLVSWAAIGARTTESQTHREMASGLSMPIGFKNGTEGSFQVAINAMVAARTPHHFVGINADGATSIIKTTGNPDRHIVLRGGGGRTNYSAEDIARAEAAVAGEGLARPIMVDCSHDNSGKNHQRQVEVAREVVAQFEQGRRSIMGLMLESHLQPGRQTWEPNKPLTYGMSITDPCLSWSDTEALLHDLAASPAVRPV